The Rhopalosiphum maidis isolate BTI-1 chromosome 1, ASM367621v3, whole genome shotgun sequence genome has a segment encoding these proteins:
- the LOC113549597 gene encoding protein charybde-like isoform X2 has protein sequence MEVVPPYYIQPSYPVHSTLGILKLEDIESETSAFMALHQRLEEELRAAKRAQLSCGEVLLPPDLLHRIAHDVLKMAESEPCGLRGCTLYLNFEGEQECRKIGTIKCDTNTVSTFELFLTLKQNPRNAWSLIPLFIRNFTSGGTIVIDHEFTIEKRKLYRSFLE, from the exons ATGGAAGTCGTACCTCCGTACTACATACAACCGTCGTACCCGGTCCATTCCACTCTCG GAATCTTGAAATTGGAGGACATCGAGTCGGAAACCAGTGCGTTTATGGCATTACACCAACGACTCGAAGAAGAACTTCGGGCCGCCAAACGTGCGCAACTGTCGTGCGGCGAAGTTCTATTGCCGCCTGACTTACTACACCGAATAGCTCATGATGTTCTCAAAATGGCCGAAAGCGAACCCTGTGGTCTCAG AGGATGCACTTTGTACCTGAATTTCGAAGGTGAACAAGAATGCCGGAAAATCGGCACGATCAAATGCGACACCAATACAGTGTCCACTTTTGAGTTGTTCCTCACTCTCAAACAAAACCCTAGAAATGCGTGGTCACTCATTCCACTATTCATTAG GAATTTTACAAGCGGCGGCACTATAGTGATCGATCACGAATTCACAATAGAAAAACGGAAGCTGTATAGGtcttttttagaataa